One window of Methanogenium organophilum genomic DNA carries:
- a CDS encoding pyridoxal phosphate-dependent decarboxylase family protein yields MNAQIEAQYEETLDPEEWESMRVLGHRILDDAMDYLETLRDRPVWQHAPPQVKAHFEGPPPPEPEPAEEVYHEYLRYILPYQFGNSHPRFWGWVAGPGTVMGMFAELLAASTDAISGSFSYLSNNYVELQVLDWCKDLLGYPPDAGGLITSGCSASNLIGLSVARNAMAGFDVRSRGMYNAPQQMTLYCSEEAHSSIQKAVELLGFGNDALRRIPVNESLQIDLAALKAAIENDRANGLLPICIVGCAGTTNTAAIDDLNALADICAEEKCWFHVDGACGAWTAIAPRYRHLVAGMERADSLAFDLHKWMYLQYPIGCVLIRNAEEQRRAFSLSTTYLAHGEGDRGLTGIDVPWLSDYGFELSRGFCALKAWMTIKEHGTARYGRLIQQNIDQAHYLARLIEAAPELELALPVSLNIVNFRYTRPDLDDAMLDGLNKQIETELQERGIAVTSTVTLRDRKFLHVGIANHRSRWEDFDLLVREVIRIGNELAGSGA; encoded by the coding sequence ATGAATGCACAGATCGAAGCACAGTATGAAGAAACACTGGACCCGGAAGAGTGGGAGTCCATGCGTGTCCTTGGCCACCGAATTCTGGATGACGCAATGGACTATCTCGAGACGCTGCGGGATCGTCCTGTCTGGCAGCATGCGCCACCGCAGGTGAAAGCGCACTTTGAAGGCCCACCGCCGCCAGAACCCGAGCCTGCCGAAGAGGTATACCACGAGTATCTCCGGTACATTCTCCCGTACCAATTTGGCAACAGCCATCCGAGGTTCTGGGGATGGGTCGCGGGCCCCGGAACCGTAATGGGAATGTTTGCAGAGCTGCTGGCGGCCTCAACGGATGCCATCAGCGGATCGTTTTCCTACCTCAGCAATAACTACGTCGAGCTGCAGGTTCTCGACTGGTGCAAGGATCTTCTCGGATATCCTCCGGATGCCGGCGGTCTTATTACCAGCGGTTGCTCGGCTTCAAACCTGATCGGCCTGTCCGTTGCACGGAATGCCATGGCCGGGTTCGATGTGCGGAGCAGGGGAATGTATAATGCCCCGCAGCAGATGACTCTCTACTGTTCGGAAGAAGCGCATTCCTCTATCCAGAAGGCGGTGGAACTGCTCGGTTTCGGGAACGACGCGTTACGCCGTATCCCCGTGAACGAGTCCCTGCAGATCGATCTCGCGGCTCTGAAAGCGGCCATTGAAAACGACCGTGCGAACGGGCTTCTCCCGATCTGCATTGTCGGGTGCGCCGGGACGACCAATACAGCGGCGATAGACGATCTCAATGCACTCGCAGATATCTGTGCCGAGGAAAAGTGCTGGTTCCATGTCGACGGTGCGTGTGGTGCCTGGACAGCCATCGCTCCCAGGTATCGGCATCTCGTCGCGGGAATGGAGCGCGCTGATTCTCTGGCATTTGACCTGCATAAGTGGATGTATTTGCAGTACCCCATCGGCTGTGTCCTCATTAGGAACGCCGAAGAACAACGCCGTGCCTTCTCGCTCTCCACGACGTATCTTGCCCACGGGGAAGGAGACCGGGGGTTGACCGGTATTGACGTGCCCTGGCTCTCAGATTATGGGTTTGAGCTCTCGCGGGGATTTTGTGCACTCAAGGCATGGATGACGATAAAAGAGCACGGCACCGCCAGGTACGGGCGACTTATCCAGCAGAATATCGATCAGGCGCATTATCTGGCCCGGCTGATTGAAGCCGCCCCTGAACTTGAGTTGGCGTTGCCGGTATCGCTGAATATTGTCAACTTCCGCTACACCCGGCCTGATCTGGACGATGCCATGCTCGACGGCCTGAACAAGCAGATCGAGACCGAACTCCAGGAGAGGGGGATCGCGGTCACCTCAACCGTCACCCTCAGGGACAGGAAGTTCCTGCATGTCGGCATTGCCAATCACCGCAGCCGGTGGGAGGACTTCGATCTTCTCGTACGGGAAGTAATCCGGATCGGCAATGAACTGGCCGGATCAGGGGCATAA
- a CDS encoding aspartate/glutamate racemase family protein has translation MPKHIGIVACSAEGAALCYRTICREAPARMGEHMHPEVSMHTHPLGEYVPLFRSGDWDGVAERMLDSAEKLVSIGAQILICPDNTVHGAFSSVEKKSAVPWIHIADAVGVEAKRQGYARIGVTGTKCLMAGSVYPERLAKFDIVCELPDELDRERIDMIIFRQLVNGIYTNESRRFFCDVFEKLKERGCDAVALGGTEIPILVDMSDCPMPVLDSARLLARAALERALEDG, from the coding sequence ATGCCAAAACATATTGGAATCGTTGCCTGCAGTGCGGAAGGGGCGGCCCTCTGCTATCGCACTATCTGCCGTGAGGCTCCCGCACGAATGGGGGAGCACATGCACCCTGAAGTCTCGATGCACACCCACCCGTTGGGGGAGTATGTACCCTTATTCCGTTCAGGTGACTGGGACGGGGTTGCTGAACGTATGCTGGATTCAGCAGAGAAACTGGTCTCCATCGGGGCACAGATCCTTATATGTCCGGATAATACTGTCCACGGAGCTTTTTCCTCGGTGGAGAAGAAGTCTGCGGTGCCATGGATACACATTGCGGATGCAGTCGGAGTAGAGGCGAAACGACAGGGATATGCCAGAATCGGGGTTACTGGCACGAAATGCCTGATGGCAGGTTCTGTCTACCCTGAGAGACTCGCGAAGTTTGACATTGTATGTGAGTTGCCGGATGAGTTGGACCGTGAACGCATTGACATGATTATCTTCAGGCAGCTCGTGAACGGCATCTATACAAATGAATCCCGGCGATTTTTTTGTGACGTGTTTGAGAAACTAAAAGAGCGGGGATGCGACGCAGTCGCCCTTGGCGGGACTGAGATTCCGATTCTCGTTGACATGAGTGACTGCCCCATGCCGGTACTGGATTCCGCGCGGCTTCTCGCACGGGCGGCACTGGAGCGGGCACTGGAAGATGGGTAA
- a CDS encoding metallophosphoesterase family protein, with translation MQEKIDMTQPDSNKCLKFIHTADLHLGSPFSGIARMDKDIAELLSHAGYGAYERIIETAIDNAVDFILIAGDIYESQNQRIIEQLKFHKGLERLDAAGISVYIICGNHDPARGWSKEIVWPKSVHFLRSDRPELIWYEKNGVPKAMIIGMSYPRETVAENLARRYPDREDDWPFTIGLLHCTIGTNTGHDPYSPCSLQDLAGKGYDYWALGHIHKPSVLQKDSPAIVYAGIPQGRDIGESGPRGCYLVTTHSDADIRTEFIETASVVWQEAPVSIDDISSLDELRREIETRIEEIRSENTACAVICRITLTGRGDVHRDLVQEGALQELSEFFREQEAGMDNAVYVERFIDATAFPVDREMIMQRGDLIADVLAISEQMQKTGEIDEELTEELGGLFEKYHGKGVLKEIDEEELSALICEAETYLLDHLIPGDRS, from the coding sequence ATGCAGGAAAAAATCGATATGACACAACCGGACTCCAACAAATGCCTCAAATTTATCCATACTGCTGACCTCCATCTTGGCAGCCCGTTTTCAGGCATTGCACGGATGGACAAAGATATCGCAGAATTACTCTCACATGCCGGGTATGGTGCATATGAGCGAATCATTGAGACAGCAATAGACAATGCAGTTGATTTCATTCTTATAGCGGGGGACATCTATGAGAGCCAAAATCAGCGGATCATTGAACAGCTGAAATTTCATAAAGGGCTTGAACGGCTCGATGCGGCGGGAATTTCTGTTTACATCATCTGTGGGAATCACGATCCTGCCAGAGGATGGTCAAAGGAGATTGTCTGGCCAAAATCGGTGCATTTCCTCCGCTCAGACAGACCCGAACTGATATGGTATGAAAAAAATGGTGTCCCGAAGGCCATGATCATCGGAATGAGCTACCCGAGGGAGACTGTTGCAGAAAATCTCGCCCGCCGCTATCCTGACCGTGAAGACGACTGGCCGTTTACCATCGGACTGCTCCACTGCACTATCGGCACCAATACCGGCCATGATCCCTACTCGCCGTGTTCCCTTCAGGACCTTGCCGGGAAGGGATATGATTACTGGGCACTCGGTCATATCCATAAACCGTCTGTTTTGCAGAAAGATAGCCCGGCCATTGTCTATGCCGGTATTCCCCAGGGAAGGGATATCGGGGAATCCGGTCCCCGCGGGTGTTATCTGGTTACCACCCATTCTGATGCAGATATCCGGACGGAGTTCATCGAAACCGCATCTGTGGTGTGGCAGGAGGCACCTGTTTCTATCGATGATATCAGTTCCCTTGATGAACTCCGGCGGGAGATTGAAACCCGCATTGAGGAGATTCGTAGTGAAAACACAGCCTGCGCCGTGATATGCCGCATCACCCTTACGGGCCGTGGCGATGTGCACCGTGACCTGGTGCAGGAGGGGGCACTGCAGGAACTCTCTGAGTTCTTCCGTGAACAGGAGGCCGGGATGGATAACGCGGTCTATGTTGAGCGCTTCATCGATGCCACCGCTTTCCCTGTTGACCGGGAGATGATTATGCAGCGGGGTGACCTCATCGCCGACGTGCTCGCTATCTCGGAACAGATGCAGAAGACGGGGGAGATAGACGAAGAACTTACGGAAGAACTTGGCGGTCTGTTTGAGAAATACCACGGAAAAGGTGTCCTCAAAGAGATCGATGAGGAAGAACTCTCTGCACTTATCTGTGAGGCGGAGACCTATCTTCTTGACCACCTGATACCGGGGGACCGTTCATGA
- a CDS encoding class I SAM-dependent methyltransferase — MPQEVFERHAWAYDQWFVLHRTVYRAECERIRAVLPAPDARTVEVGVGSGRFAAPLGIPVGIEPSVALGQMARQRGIEVIRGVGEMLPLKDRSCSSVLMVTVICFFDDPARAIAEAYRVLVPGGVLVAGFLERGAPLIQAHLRGETGHRFLSQGRFFTSVEVQALLRDAGFSIRSAESEHDFCVIVAEKCQETERV, encoded by the coding sequence TTGCCGCAGGAAGTCTTTGAACGCCATGCGTGGGCTTATGATCAATGGTTTGTTCTGCACCGAACAGTATACCGTGCCGAATGCGAACGTATCCGGGCGGTCCTTCCCGCCCCGGACGCCCGCACTGTTGAGGTGGGTGTCGGGTCCGGACGGTTTGCCGCACCCCTGGGCATCCCCGTTGGGATTGAACCGTCCGTTGCCCTTGGACAGATGGCACGCCAGCGGGGAATTGAGGTGATCCGGGGGGTAGGAGAGATGCTCCCCCTCAAAGACCGGTCGTGTTCATCTGTTTTGATGGTGACGGTCATCTGTTTCTTTGACGATCCGGCCCGTGCCATTGCTGAGGCATACCGGGTGCTTGTCCCCGGCGGTGTACTTGTTGCCGGATTTCTGGAACGCGGGGCGCCGTTGATACAGGCACACCTGCGCGGAGAGACCGGCCATCGCTTTCTTTCGCAGGGCAGATTTTTCACATCCGTTGAAGTGCAGGCGCTTCTCAGGGACGCGGGTTTTTCCATCCGTTCAGCAGAGTCTGAGCATGATTTCTGCGTGATTGTTGCGGAAAAGTGTCAGGAGACGGAGAGGGTGTGA
- a CDS encoding DUF3658 domain-containing protein: MHTGTQHITFSESGRGTVRHALKDTDCTVISLPDDLGIGPIFPYDSDTRIDFFRGLCPEDEFVKYAGEMKTLSETFWQSVSEAYEKRVVWFSRRSVMEYAGFLEFLSRQDDLSRIEIVDLTDGISVDDVDIYGGKPYRIVTDAIGAMRPEWIVAAVSTARLLREDEVAYYRAVWERLQEENACLRTLWRGQLYSAEEDIYDAFICNHVTDVWAPAARVVGEVLGQLSDEYHQTGDIYIYSRLLHLADMGKVTCRGDHKAMRLLEVKRNCP, translated from the coding sequence ATGCATACAGGAACACAACATATTACGTTTTCAGAATCCGGCAGAGGCACCGTCAGGCATGCCCTGAAGGATACCGACTGCACCGTCATTTCGCTTCCGGATGACCTGGGTATCGGCCCCATATTCCCATATGACAGTGATACGAGAATTGATTTTTTCAGAGGACTGTGCCCGGAAGATGAATTTGTCAAATATGCAGGTGAGATGAAGACGTTATCTGAAACGTTCTGGCAATCCGTATCAGAAGCATACGAGAAGAGAGTGGTATGGTTTTCACGGCGGTCTGTTATGGAATATGCAGGATTTCTGGAATTTTTGTCCCGTCAGGATGATCTGTCCCGGATTGAAATTGTCGACCTGACAGATGGCATTTCGGTTGACGATGTCGATATCTATGGCGGAAAGCCGTACCGGATTGTGACTGATGCAATCGGGGCGATGAGACCGGAATGGATTGTCGCAGCAGTCAGCACTGCACGACTACTCCGGGAAGACGAAGTGGCGTACTATCGTGCCGTGTGGGAGAGGCTTCAGGAGGAAAATGCCTGTCTCAGAACCTTATGGAGGGGCCAGCTATACTCGGCTGAAGAGGATATCTATGATGCATTCATCTGCAATCATGTTACGGATGTCTGGGCGCCTGCCGCACGGGTTGTCGGTGAAGTGCTCGGACAACTCAGTGATGAATACCACCAGACCGGAGATATCTACATCTACAGCAGACTGTTGCATCTGGCGGATATGGGAAAAGTCACCTGCAGAGGTGATCACAAGGCAATGCGTCTCCTCGAAGTGAAACGGAACTGTCCCTAA
- a CDS encoding heavy metal-binding domain-containing protein, which produces MIITTTEQIPGQEYEIIGVVSGNTVRAKHLGKDIMSGLKSVVGGELQEYTDMLSDARRESINRMINDANQMEADAVVNVRFTTSQTTAGAAELLAYGTAVKLIR; this is translated from the coding sequence ATGATCATTACCACAACTGAACAGATTCCCGGACAGGAATACGAAATAATCGGCGTTGTTTCAGGAAACACCGTTCGTGCAAAGCATCTCGGTAAGGATATCATGTCGGGCCTCAAGAGTGTCGTTGGCGGGGAACTTCAGGAGTACACCGATATGCTCTCCGATGCCCGGAGGGAATCAATTAACCGGATGATAAATGATGCAAACCAAATGGAGGCAGATGCCGTCGTCAACGTCCGGTTTACGACATCCCAGACGACAGCCGGCGCCGCGGAACTCCTCGCCTACGGCACTGCGGTGAAGCTGATACGGTGA
- a CDS encoding Fic family protein — MRIPEKSPDMYILSEKYGQEFSNFFIAYIRGDEEIAKYVSEYNKFRYIHWDDLRRRDLPFQRELFWMLLKTIRNPASVKINIGDELFTFVALEKFQWKLHQIDKESPAPIDSLIGQTPSESSKRQYLANSIMEEAIASSQLEGAATTRQVAKKFLREGKAPADKSERMILNNYVTIEGLKELRDFPLSIELIVRIHQMITWGTMEKSEDEIHFRSSNDVVVQDKVDPEKIYHVPPDFNKIPEMLESLCQFANDGDTFVHPILKAIILHFLIGYIHPFNDGNGRTARALFYWYLLKHGYVLFEYLSISQIFVNAPAKYIKAYLYTETDENDMTYFIDYNIGIINRAMDELKRYIESAKAEEREALVLVEKIPGISFRQAEILKDFIKHPDRFYSISEIAGKYRVSLPTARSDLFGLEEAGKILKIRDGKKWIFYYDKSEID; from the coding sequence ATGCGAATTCCTGAAAAGTCCCCGGATATGTATATTCTGTCTGAAAAATACGGGCAGGAGTTCTCAAATTTTTTCATTGCATACATCAGGGGGGACGAAGAAATTGCGAAGTATGTGTCGGAGTACAATAAATTCCGGTACATCCACTGGGATGATCTGCGGCGGAGGGATCTTCCGTTTCAGAGAGAACTTTTCTGGATGCTCCTGAAAACAATTCGCAATCCAGCTTCTGTAAAGATCAATATCGGGGACGAATTATTCACATTCGTTGCGCTGGAAAAATTCCAGTGGAAACTCCATCAGATTGACAAGGAGTCACCGGCACCAATTGATTCATTGATTGGGCAGACACCGAGCGAAAGCAGCAAACGGCAATATCTCGCAAATTCCATTATGGAGGAGGCCATTGCATCCAGTCAGCTTGAAGGTGCTGCAACAACCCGGCAGGTTGCAAAGAAGTTTCTTCGGGAAGGGAAAGCGCCAGCGGATAAATCAGAGCGGATGATTCTGAATAATTACGTAACCATTGAAGGATTAAAAGAGTTAAGGGACTTTCCCCTCTCCATTGAGTTGATTGTCAGAATTCATCAGATGATCACATGGGGAACGATGGAGAAGAGTGAGGATGAAATTCACTTTCGGTCGTCCAATGATGTTGTCGTACAGGATAAAGTGGATCCTGAAAAGATCTATCACGTTCCGCCTGATTTCAATAAAATTCCTGAGATGCTTGAATCTCTCTGTCAATTTGCAAATGACGGTGATACATTTGTCCACCCCATTTTAAAAGCGATCATCCTCCACTTTCTCATAGGGTACATTCACCCCTTCAATGATGGCAACGGAAGGACGGCACGGGCATTGTTTTACTGGTATCTCTTGAAGCATGGCTATGTGCTCTTTGAATATCTCTCCATCTCGCAAATATTTGTGAATGCTCCGGCCAAATATATCAAAGCCTATCTCTATACTGAAACGGATGAAAACGACATGACGTATTTCATCGACTATAACATTGGTATCATCAATCGGGCAATGGATGAGCTCAAACGGTACATTGAGAGTGCCAAAGCCGAAGAAAGAGAGGCCCTTGTCCTTGTTGAGAAAATCCCCGGTATATCCTTCAGGCAGGCGGAAATTCTTAAGGATTTTATCAAACATCCAGACCGGTTTTATTCGATTAGTGAGATCGCAGGGAAATACCGTGTTTCACTGCCGACAGCACGTAGCGATTTGTTTGGGCTTGAGGAGGCCGGAAAGATACTAAAGATTAGGGACGGGAAGAAATGGATATTTTACTATGATAAATCAGAGATTGATTAA
- a CDS encoding AAA family ATPase, translating into MKIREMHIEGFGHFHDYTMRDLPPCLTIIKGPNEAGKSTLLAFIRRMLFGKPPGRSFNPYEPLNGGEYGGRLTVETGGGEVYDIVRQGKPDQYTIRDENGTPVMRPLESITGSADQYFYDNVFAFGLEELYRFETLSEDSVQNHVTGAGVGMKTCSVPVLQKTIIDEIHAFYKPGRSSKPRITKCMKEITDTKKAIRALSKSQMKYDEYQQNRRTVEAELSRLKALRSDILKEKENWKRIAGIWEDWTVYQEISGRLTALPVIDTFPEDGKHLLDRINERMQEREDARTGKERERQNILIDCSAITVNTAVLELGSGIRSLERGLGKYLSDVSSRDALAEELASGEDGYRRGLSLLNPDWDDAALLSFDSSPEAQSRVSGFRKEFSRYEEDLRILAKEVEQIRNDRDAVVPKCTVLQETLRASDGLPAEEKVLREKKAVDELYAEIPVLDRLKTDLERAEKEEAAAGERWKETNAALTGKMPLWPAGLMVAAGVLSVGLGVIGDSIFIGGGLMVLFFIAAGVYWSAVQKHESRRNDVYGGDSVNVSETAVLEWADLRRKKQDEVQAFSSRLTGLAQVAGFERVPSAASIAGRRDELERLLKAIAERANHVSALSQLEGELAGKNLQLEEKTAENNLTENSLSKLNAEWKTWLRSVSLPEEMLPDIVQELIPKAQQLVALLHSNRTKSDRLLALTTSAAEYESEVNSLMEECGVPSGGSVEEDIERLVSTLGENEANRKKKEDTALSCRKLENEILLLTEEIDTLLAEKTTLLTKGSSTDEDQFREYGRVWSEQRELNRDLESHKSAIVRAAGIDNSFDAYTAELETLEYGEVAGAVVDLEERLMETEESIEEQSTSLGQIRESIAQLEAEDESARLESEYRCLCDEVNIHSREWAKRVIAGYILGKAVERYEKERQPAVIREATDIFSDISDGRYRRIIKPLDANGVLVEEASGGRKEVSQLSRGTAEQLYLALRFGYITEFGKHDVALPVVFDDILVNFDPVRKENSCRAIARLAETNQVLYFTCHPDTAEMLRECCGDARVIDLGRESLEG; encoded by the coding sequence ATGAAGATCCGGGAGATGCATATCGAGGGGTTCGGCCATTTCCATGATTACACTATGCGTGACCTTCCACCCTGTCTGACGATCATCAAAGGGCCAAATGAAGCCGGTAAATCAACGCTGCTTGCCTTCATCCGCCGCATGCTCTTCGGAAAACCGCCCGGCCGGAGTTTCAATCCCTATGAACCGCTCAATGGCGGGGAGTATGGGGGACGACTCACCGTGGAGACGGGGGGAGGGGAAGTATATGATATCGTTCGGCAGGGAAAACCCGACCAGTATACCATACGCGACGAAAACGGAACTCCTGTTATGAGGCCACTTGAATCCATCACGGGGTCTGCAGACCAGTATTTTTATGACAATGTCTTTGCGTTTGGCCTTGAAGAGCTCTACCGGTTTGAGACCCTCTCTGAAGATTCGGTGCAAAATCATGTAACCGGTGCCGGTGTGGGGATGAAGACATGCTCCGTTCCGGTGCTGCAGAAGACAATCATAGATGAGATCCATGCATTCTATAAACCCGGTAGGAGCAGCAAACCCCGTATCACGAAGTGCATGAAGGAGATCACTGATACAAAGAAAGCGATTCGTGCCCTCTCCAAAAGCCAGATGAAGTATGATGAATACCAGCAGAACAGGCGCACCGTGGAGGCGGAGTTGTCGCGGCTAAAGGCCCTGAGATCTGATATTCTGAAGGAAAAAGAGAACTGGAAGAGGATAGCAGGGATCTGGGAAGACTGGACGGTATATCAGGAAATATCCGGCCGCCTCACCGCACTCCCTGTTATTGACACATTTCCTGAGGACGGCAAACACCTGCTTGACCGCATCAATGAGAGAATGCAGGAACGTGAAGATGCGAGGACGGGGAAAGAACGGGAACGCCAAAATATCCTGATTGACTGTTCAGCGATCACCGTGAACACCGCGGTCCTTGAACTTGGTTCCGGTATCCGAAGCCTTGAGCGGGGTCTCGGGAAATATCTATCTGACGTATCATCTCGTGATGCACTCGCAGAAGAACTCGCGAGTGGAGAGGATGGCTACCGAAGGGGTCTCTCTCTCCTCAATCCGGACTGGGACGATGCAGCCCTTCTCTCCTTCGATTCATCACCGGAAGCACAGAGCCGTGTCAGTGGATTTCGAAAGGAATTCAGCCGGTATGAAGAAGACCTTCGCATTCTTGCAAAGGAAGTGGAACAGATACGAAACGACCGGGATGCAGTTGTGCCGAAGTGTACCGTATTACAGGAAACGCTTAGGGCGTCTGATGGCCTGCCCGCTGAAGAGAAGGTGTTGCGGGAGAAGAAAGCTGTTGACGAACTGTATGCTGAAATTCCTGTACTGGATCGGCTGAAAACTGACCTTGAGAGGGCCGAAAAAGAAGAGGCGGCGGCAGGCGAGCGGTGGAAAGAGACGAACGCGGCGCTCACAGGAAAGATGCCCCTCTGGCCCGCCGGGCTGATGGTGGCGGCAGGGGTACTCTCCGTCGGACTGGGTGTGATTGGGGACTCCATCTTCATTGGTGGTGGTCTGATGGTACTCTTTTTTATCGCAGCAGGGGTGTACTGGTCAGCAGTGCAGAAGCACGAGTCACGCCGGAATGATGTGTATGGCGGCGATTCTGTGAATGTGTCGGAGACGGCGGTGCTTGAATGGGCTGATCTCCGCCGGAAGAAGCAGGATGAGGTGCAGGCTTTTTCGTCCCGTCTGACGGGACTGGCACAGGTGGCAGGGTTTGAGCGGGTTCCCTCCGCCGCCTCCATCGCAGGCAGGCGGGATGAACTGGAGCGTCTGTTAAAGGCTATTGCCGAACGTGCGAATCATGTTTCAGCCCTGTCGCAACTGGAGGGAGAGCTTGCCGGGAAGAACTTGCAGCTCGAAGAAAAAACAGCGGAAAATAACCTCACAGAAAATTCCCTTTCAAAGCTGAATGCTGAATGGAAGACGTGGCTTCGTTCGGTGTCCCTGCCGGAGGAGATGCTTCCGGATATTGTGCAGGAGTTAATCCCGAAGGCACAACAGCTGGTTGCCCTGCTCCATTCAAACCGGACGAAATCAGACCGCCTTCTGGCACTTACCACCTCGGCTGCGGAATATGAGTCAGAGGTGAATTCCCTGATGGAGGAGTGCGGCGTTCCCTCCGGTGGGTCTGTTGAAGAAGATATCGAACGTTTGGTATCCACTCTGGGTGAGAATGAGGCAAACCGGAAGAAAAAGGAGGATACTGCACTCTCGTGCCGGAAACTTGAGAATGAAATTCTCCTTCTCACGGAAGAAATTGACACGCTTCTGGCGGAGAAGACCACACTCCTTACGAAAGGGTCATCCACCGATGAAGATCAGTTCCGTGAATACGGGAGGGTGTGGAGTGAACAAAGAGAACTCAACCGTGATCTTGAATCACATAAATCCGCAATTGTCCGGGCCGCAGGGATTGATAATTCGTTTGATGCATATACCGCAGAGCTCGAAACACTGGAGTATGGAGAGGTTGCCGGAGCTGTTGTAGATCTGGAAGAGCGGCTCATGGAGACCGAAGAGAGTATTGAAGAACAAAGCACCAGTCTCGGGCAGATCAGAGAGTCCATTGCACAGCTTGAGGCAGAGGATGAATCCGCACGTCTCGAATCTGAATACCGGTGTCTCTGTGATGAGGTCAATATCCATTCCCGCGAGTGGGCGAAACGGGTGATTGCCGGGTATATTCTTGGCAAGGCGGTTGAACGCTATGAAAAAGAGCGCCAGCCGGCGGTAATCCGGGAGGCGACAGATATCTTCTCGGATATCTCGGACGGACGCTACCGGAGGATCATCAAACCGCTGGATGCGAACGGGGTGCTCGTTGAAGAGGCCAGCGGCGGGCGAAAAGAGGTCAGCCAGCTGAGTCGGGGCACGGCAGAACAGCTTTATCTTGCCTTGCGGTTTGGATATATCACGGAGTTCGGGAAGCATGATGTGGCACTCCCGGTGGTATTCGATGATATCCTGGTGAACTTTGACCCGGTGCGAAAGGAGAACAGCTGCCGGGCGATTGCCCGACTCGCGGAGACGAATCAGGTACTCTACTTCACCTGCCATCCGGATACGGCTGAGATGCTCAGAGAGTGCTGTGGGGATGCCCGGGTGATTGATCTTGGGCGGGAGTCATTGGAGGGATAA
- a CDS encoding aspartate/glutamate racemase family protein yields the protein MPKHIGIVACSAEGAALCYRTLCGEAPARMGEHMHPEVSMHTYPLGEYMPFIRSGDWKGVADLMAGTAEKLVSIGAELLICPDNTIHEAFSLVEKTSPVPWIHIADAVGAEAQARGYKTLGITGTKYLMTGPVYPERLADFGITCEIPDTPDRDRIDTIIFKQLVNGIFTEESRLYFNTVIEELKSRGCDAVVLGCTEIPLLVNPDDCPLPVLDSTRLLARAALERALADE from the coding sequence ATGCCAAAACATATCGGAATCGTTGCCTGCAGCGCGGAGGGGGCGGCGCTCTGCTACCGCACCCTCTGTGGTGAGGCACCGGCACGGATGGGGGAACACATGCACCCCGAGGTATCGATGCATACCTATCCCCTGGGTGAGTATATGCCCTTCATCCGCTCCGGTGACTGGAAGGGAGTCGCAGACCTGATGGCGGGAACCGCAGAGAAGCTCGTCTCCATCGGGGCGGAACTTCTGATATGCCCGGACAATACCATCCACGAGGCCTTTTCCCTGGTCGAGAAGACGTCGCCGGTCCCGTGGATCCATATCGCGGATGCGGTCGGCGCCGAAGCGCAGGCGCGGGGCTACAAAACCCTCGGCATCACCGGGACGAAGTACCTGATGACGGGCCCCGTCTATCCTGAGCGGCTCGCGGACTTCGGCATCACCTGTGAGATTCCGGATACGCCGGATCGGGACCGCATCGACACCATCATCTTCAAGCAGCTCGTGAACGGCATATTCACCGAAGAGTCGCGGCTGTACTTCAACACGGTGATCGAAGAGTTGAAGAGCCGGGGATGCGATGCGGTCGTCCTCGGGTGCACGGAGATCCCGCTTCTCGTCAATCCCGATGACTGCCCCCTGCCGGTGCTTGATTCCACACGGCTTCTCGCACGGGCAGCGCTGGAGCGGGCGCTCGCAGACGAATAA